In the genome of Nerophis lumbriciformis linkage group LG32, RoL_Nlum_v2.1, whole genome shotgun sequence, one region contains:
- the grnb gene encoding granulin b isoform X3 — MGSLVKIAAFNIKTCILGLTLLTLSAALVCPDGGVCEDQSTCCKNAMGGYACCPPLRRAAAIMCPDQQSECPDATTCCQLPDSSWGCCPLPKAVCCEDKRHCCPEGSTCDIAKSKCVSPSGSWRPLLAKLPAKTKDDHGVSVASLTCPTGGSGCPDTFTCCLLVGGAYGCCPHTQAGCCHNAHCCPGNRTCDLQRDMCLSADAQVALLKKLPASAGNVVASAEKSECDESTWCPGVSTCCRSVSGGWACCPLEQVKMAVCCGDHQHCCPHAKVCNLKAQTCDDPSGVAPPLPWLTKVEPAQLRLPLLRKMCDEGTSCPRDTSCCFMKRTHTWGCCPLPQAVCCEDGEHCCPAGHVCEPHRASCSRGRRAVPWLAKVAASMVAASRVADVKCDNKSSCAAGSTCCKLPDGEWGCCPLVKAVCCADREHCCPQGYTCNMETGTCEKTTPTAALPAVTPVLVPCDATAVFGCPERETCCRSSASQWACCPSPGATCCADLRRCCPAGFFCDLKTGGCSPAPPTWDTGAEL, encoded by the exons ATGGGAAGTTTGGTCAAAATCGCAGCTTTTAACATCAAA ACGTGCATCCTAGGCTTGACCCTGCTGACCCTGAGCGCCGCCCTCGTCTGTCCTGATGGCGGCGTGTGCGAGGACCAGAGCACCTGCTGTAAGAACGCCATGGGAGGATACGCATGTTGCCCACCGCTACGC CGAGCGGCGGCCATCATGTGTCCTGACCAACAGTCCGAGTGTCCGGACGCCACCACGTGTTGCCAGCTTCCTGACAGCTCCTGGGGCTGCTGCCCGCTACCCAAG GCGGTGTGCTGCGAGGACAAGCGTCATTGTTGTCCTGAGGGAAGCACATGTGACATTGCCAAGTCCAAATGTGTCTCGCCTTCGGGCagctggcgccctctgctggccaaaCTGCCCGCCAAGACCAAGGATGACCACGGTGTCAGCGTGGCGTCACTCACATGTCCCACCGGAGGAAGCGGCTGTCCTGACACCTTCACCTGCTGCCTGCTGGTGGGCGGAGCCTATGGATGCTGTCCTCACACGCAG GCCGGGTGCTGCCACAATGCCCACTGTTGCCCTGGCAACCGCACATGTGACCTGCAGCGTGACATGTGCCTATCAGCTGATGCTCAAGTAGCACTCCTTAAAAAGCTTCCTGCATCAGCCGGTAACG TAGTGGCGTCTGCGGAGAAGAGCGAGTGTGACGAGTCCACCTGGTGTCCCGGAGTGTCCACCTGCTGCAGGAGCGTGAGCGGGGGTTGGGCCTGCTGCCCCCTGGAGCAGGTAAAGATG GCCGTGTGCTGCGGTGACCACCAGCACTGCTGTCCTCACGCCAAGGTGTGCAACCTGAAGGCACAGACATGTGACGACCCCTCAGGTGTGGCCCCGCCCCTGCCCTGGCTCACTAAGGTGGAG CCCGCACAGCTCCGCCTCCCTTTGCTCAGGAAGATGTGTGACGAGGGGACCAGCTGCCCCAGAGACACCAGCTGCTGCTTCATGAAGAGGACGCACACCTGGGGATGTTGCCCACTGCCACAG GCCGTGTGTTGCGAGGACGGCGAGCACTGCTGTCCCGCCGGACACGTGTGCGAGCCACACCGCGCGTCCTGCTCCAGAGGACGGCGTGCGGTGCCCTGGCTGGCCAAGGTGGCGGCGAGCATGGTGGCGGCGAGCAGGGTGGCGGACGTGAAGTGTGACAACAAGAGCAGCTGCGCGGCAGGAAGTACGTGCTGCAAGCTGCCCGACGGAGAGTGGGGCTGCTGCCCGCTAGTCAAG GCCGTGTGTTGTGCGGACCGGGAGCACTGCTGCCCGCAGGGATACACCTGCAACATGGAGACGGGAACGTGCGAGAAGACCACGCCCACGGCGGCGCTCCCCGCCGTCACGCCGGTCCTCGTGCCGTGTGACGCCACCGCCGTGTTCGGCTGCCCCGAGCGAGAGACGTGCTGCAGGAGCTCCGCCTCCCAGTGGGCCTGCTGCCCCTCCCCCGGG GCCACCTGCTGTGCCGACCTGAGGCGATGTTGTCCCGCCGGCTTCTTCTGCGACTTGAAGACTGGCGGCTGCAGCCCGGCTCCGCCCACCTGGGACACAGGTGCAGAGCTCTAA
- the grnb gene encoding granulin b isoform X4, producing the protein MGGYACCPPLRLSQRAAAIMCPDQQSECPDATTCCQLPDSSWGCCPLPKAVCCEDKRHCCPEGSTCDIAKSKCVSPSGSWRPLLAKLPAKTKDDHGVSVASLTCPTGGSGCPDTFTCCLLVGGAYGCCPHTQAGCCHNAHCCPGNRTCDLQRDMCLSADAQVALLKKLPASAGNVVASAEKSECDESTWCPGVSTCCRSVSGGWACCPLEQVKMAVCCGDHQHCCPHAKVCNLKAQTCDDPSGVAPPLPWLTKVEPAQLRLPLLRKMCDEGTSCPRDTSCCFMKRTHTWGCCPLPQAVCCEDGEHCCPAGHVCEPHRASCSRGRRAVPWLAKVAASMVAASRVADVKCDNKSSCAAGSTCCKLPDGEWGCCPLVKAVCCADREHCCPQGYTCNMETGTCEKTTPTAALPAVTPVLVPCDATAVFGCPERETCCRSSASQWACCPSPGATCCADLRRCCPAGFFCDLKTGGCSPAPPTWDTGAEL; encoded by the exons ATGGGAGGATACGCATGTTGCCCACCGCTACGC CTGAGTCAGCGAGCGGCGGCCATCATGTGTCCTGACCAACAGTCCGAGTGTCCGGACGCCACCACGTGTTGCCAGCTTCCTGACAGCTCCTGGGGCTGCTGCCCGCTACCCAAG GCGGTGTGCTGCGAGGACAAGCGTCATTGTTGTCCTGAGGGAAGCACATGTGACATTGCCAAGTCCAAATGTGTCTCGCCTTCGGGCagctggcgccctctgctggccaaaCTGCCCGCCAAGACCAAGGATGACCACGGTGTCAGCGTGGCGTCACTCACATGTCCCACCGGAGGAAGCGGCTGTCCTGACACCTTCACCTGCTGCCTGCTGGTGGGCGGAGCCTATGGATGCTGTCCTCACACGCAG GCCGGGTGCTGCCACAATGCCCACTGTTGCCCTGGCAACCGCACATGTGACCTGCAGCGTGACATGTGCCTATCAGCTGATGCTCAAGTAGCACTCCTTAAAAAGCTTCCTGCATCAGCCGGTAACG TAGTGGCGTCTGCGGAGAAGAGCGAGTGTGACGAGTCCACCTGGTGTCCCGGAGTGTCCACCTGCTGCAGGAGCGTGAGCGGGGGTTGGGCCTGCTGCCCCCTGGAGCAGGTAAAGATG GCCGTGTGCTGCGGTGACCACCAGCACTGCTGTCCTCACGCCAAGGTGTGCAACCTGAAGGCACAGACATGTGACGACCCCTCAGGTGTGGCCCCGCCCCTGCCCTGGCTCACTAAGGTGGAG CCCGCACAGCTCCGCCTCCCTTTGCTCAGGAAGATGTGTGACGAGGGGACCAGCTGCCCCAGAGACACCAGCTGCTGCTTCATGAAGAGGACGCACACCTGGGGATGTTGCCCACTGCCACAG GCCGTGTGTTGCGAGGACGGCGAGCACTGCTGTCCCGCCGGACACGTGTGCGAGCCACACCGCGCGTCCTGCTCCAGAGGACGGCGTGCGGTGCCCTGGCTGGCCAAGGTGGCGGCGAGCATGGTGGCGGCGAGCAGGGTGGCGGACGTGAAGTGTGACAACAAGAGCAGCTGCGCGGCAGGAAGTACGTGCTGCAAGCTGCCCGACGGAGAGTGGGGCTGCTGCCCGCTAGTCAAG GCCGTGTGTTGTGCGGACCGGGAGCACTGCTGCCCGCAGGGATACACCTGCAACATGGAGACGGGAACGTGCGAGAAGACCACGCCCACGGCGGCGCTCCCCGCCGTCACGCCGGTCCTCGTGCCGTGTGACGCCACCGCCGTGTTCGGCTGCCCCGAGCGAGAGACGTGCTGCAGGAGCTCCGCCTCCCAGTGGGCCTGCTGCCCCTCCCCCGGG GCCACCTGCTGTGCCGACCTGAGGCGATGTTGTCCCGCCGGCTTCTTCTGCGACTTGAAGACTGGCGGCTGCAGCCCGGCTCCGCCCACCTGGGACACAGGTGCAGAGCTCTAA
- the fam171a2b gene encoding protein FAM171A2 isoform X2 — translation MAAVRVCRVLVWASVCALWEAKSVHEQFEVQIKVQVLDNSDLSPLAEALVEVHANHSILTSAQANDDGVLRVSFTYRAGTWVIISASKANYITNSVPWYSGRVPLYASVSLYLLAQRPGTLMLYDDVLQVLSGSPGGAKQPLVQLQRKSLQLPPDSNDTTLSASLTTARSQYEVGDFPFLLGRETNSSAAEAVWTDLTPLAVVSVQLFDKDGVPIQVSDSIHISVPLPADTRNRMATSVPTWMYQPKTGLWVRNGTGYIQKDGSRFVWNVVVPQLGYWLAAFPTSSGLGLSHPGLRDITTYHTLFLLAILGSLALLVLVLLCVLLYYCRRRCLKPRRQLGKGLPSNVNGAKRDQGTSTSRLNLICGGHVESGPSNDKSDLSSSREDLTKHVPAHMLRHAKGKMAPASQRGESFPMKVTRATDTNNLDNPLLHEDYNRGYGPMEVAESDYHQHHNANDNRGYSSDPPSPPRFQGYVPNQPDKPPEYSAAAADSLARPTSLNTQPGQIIFCSSIDQMKENMYRSMVPTLVIPAHYMRLPSEFAAKDGKEQKEADKDGVQMGGQQHHQGQKQGQQQSASHGDDSEELSWASDTSGGPVTIPVLFNDSTMAQMNGELQALTEKKLMELGVKQHPRAWFISLDGRANAHVRHSYIDAGNDLSGGGFGGVSCARDVNLEPPLEAHERKSAINRKGKDERWESGRKAHGTGKSYSKLAYPDHSDPSSGEGRPVSPEENSLTPLLDDEPSSRGSTIPRKGRSSRSSNSDTRRDSMTSPEDDPDDKEENKKSPWQKIEDRPLMVFHPRK, via the exons ATGGCGGCCGTGCGCGTGTGTCGTGTGCTCGTCTGGGCCTCCGTGTGCGCGCTCTGGGAGGCCAAATCCGTGCACGAGCAATTTG AGGTCCAAATCAAAGTTCAGGTTTTGGACAACAGTGACTTGTCCCCGCTGGCCGAAGCCTTGGTGGAGGTTCACGCCAACCACAGCATCCTGACGTCCGCTCAGGCAAACGATGACGGCGTGCTGAGGGTCAGCTTCACGTACCGGGCGGGGACATGGGTCATCATCAGCGCCTCCAAAGCCAACTACATCACCAACTCGGTGCCGTGGTACTCGGGCCGTGTCCCCC TTTACGCCTCAGTCAGCTTGTACCTGCTGGCACAGCGGCCCGGAACGCTCATGCTTTACGACGACGTCCTGCAGGTTCTGTCCGGCTCACCAG GTGGCGCCAAGCAGCCGCTGGTGCAACTTCAGAGAAAGTCGCTGCAGCTTCCGCCTGACTCCAACGACACCACGCTGTCGGCCTCGCTGACCACCGCCAGGAGTCAGTATGAGGTTGGCGACTTCCCGTTCCTGCTGGGTCGAGAGACCAACAGCTCAG CTGCAGAAGCAGTTTGGACAGATCTCACGCCGCTGGCAGTCGTCAGCGTTCAGCTATTCGACAAAGACGGTGTTCCTATCCAGGTGTCGGACTCTATCCACATCTCCGTGCCGCTTCCTGCTGACACCCGCAACAGGATGGCAACCAGCGTTCCCACCTGGATGTATCAACCCAAGACAG GACTGTGGGTCCGCAATGGAACAGGTTACATCCAGAAGGACGGCTCTCGGTTTGTGTGGAACGTTGTGGTTCCTCAACTGGGTTACTGGTTAGCAGCCTTCCCCACCTCCTCAG GTCTGGGACTGAGCCATCCAGGCCTGAGGGACATCACCACCTACCACACATTGTTCCTGCTGGCCATCTTGGGTTCGTTGGCGCTGCTGGTGCTCGTCCTACTATGTGTACTACTCTACTACTGCAG GCGTCGGTGTTTGAAACCTCGTCGACAACTCGGGAAGGGCCTCCCCTCCAACGTGAATGGCGCCAAGAGGGACCAAGGCACGTCCACTTCGCGCCTCAATCTCATATGCGGCGGTCACGTGGAGTCCGGTCCGTCTAACGACAAGTCGGACCTATCCTCCTCCCGAGAAGACTTGACCAAGCATGTTCCAGCTCATATGCTGCGACACGCCAAGGGAAAGATGGCGCCTGCCTCCCAGCGTGGCGAAAGCTTCCCCATGAAGGTCACCCGGGCGACGGACACCAACAACCTGGACAACCCGCTGCTGCACGAAGACTACAACCGCGGTTACGGTCCGATGGAAGTTGCAGAGTCCGACTACCACCAACACCACAATGCCAACGACAATCGCGGTTACTCCTCTGACCCGCCATCTCCGCCGCGCTTCCAAGGGTATGTGCCAAACCAGCCCGACAAACCTCCGGAATATTCTGCGGCAGCAGCTGACAGCCTGGCACGACCCACCTCCCTCAACACCCAACCGGGTCAGATCATCTTCTGCAGCTCAATCGACCAGATGAAGGAGAACATGTACCGCAGCATGGTGCCAACCCTGGTCATCCCCGCCCACTACATGCGCCTGCCCTCCGAGTTTGCCGCAAAAGATGGCAAGGAGCAGAAGGAAGCGGACAAAGATGGAGTCCAGATGGGAGGCCAACAGCACCATCAGGGCCAGAAGCAAGGCCAGCAGCAAAGTGCCTCACATGGCGATGACTCGGAGGAGCTGAGCTGGGCATCCGACACCTCAGGAGGACCTGTGACCATCCCTGTGCTCTTCAATGACTCCACCATGGCTCAGATGAATGGAGAACTGCAAGCTCTGACCGAGAAGAAGCTGATGGAACTGGGCGTGAAGCAGCACCCCAGAGCCTGGTTTATTTCCTTGGATGGACGCGCCAATGCTCACGTACGCCACTCCTACATTGACGCTGGAAACGACCTCAGCGGGGGCGGATTTGGAGGCGTCAGCTGTGCCAGAGATGTCAACCTGGAACCTCCGCTGGAGGCTCACGAGCGCAAGTCTGCCATCAACCGGAAGGGGAAAGACGAGCGCTGGGAGTCGGGGCGAAAGGCACACGGCACGGGTAAAAGTTACTCCAAGCTGGCCTACCCTGACCACAGCGACCCCAGCAGCGGCGAGGGACGCCCGGTGTCCCCCGAAGAGAATTCTCTCACCCCCCTCCTGGACGACGAACCGTCTTCCCGAGGATCCACTATACCGAGAAAAGGGCGAAGCAGCCGAAGCAGCAACAGCGACACCCGCCGTGACTCCATGACCAGTCCCGAGGACGACCCGGATGACAAGGAGGAGAACAAGAAGAGTCCGTGGCAGAAGATTGAAGACAGGCCTCTCATGGTGTTCCATCCCAGGAAGTGA
- the fam171a2b gene encoding protein FAM171A2 isoform X1 produces the protein MAAVRVCRVLVWASVCALWEAKSVHEQFEVQIKVQVLDNSDLSPLAEALVEVHANHSILTSAQANDDGVLRVSFTYRAGTWVIISASKANYITNSVPWYSGRVPLYASVSLYLLAQRPGTLMLYDDVLQVLSGSPAGGAKQPLVQLQRKSLQLPPDSNDTTLSASLTTARSQYEVGDFPFLLGRETNSSAAEAVWTDLTPLAVVSVQLFDKDGVPIQVSDSIHISVPLPADTRNRMATSVPTWMYQPKTGLWVRNGTGYIQKDGSRFVWNVVVPQLGYWLAAFPTSSGLGLSHPGLRDITTYHTLFLLAILGSLALLVLVLLCVLLYYCRRRCLKPRRQLGKGLPSNVNGAKRDQGTSTSRLNLICGGHVESGPSNDKSDLSSSREDLTKHVPAHMLRHAKGKMAPASQRGESFPMKVTRATDTNNLDNPLLHEDYNRGYGPMEVAESDYHQHHNANDNRGYSSDPPSPPRFQGYVPNQPDKPPEYSAAAADSLARPTSLNTQPGQIIFCSSIDQMKENMYRSMVPTLVIPAHYMRLPSEFAAKDGKEQKEADKDGVQMGGQQHHQGQKQGQQQSASHGDDSEELSWASDTSGGPVTIPVLFNDSTMAQMNGELQALTEKKLMELGVKQHPRAWFISLDGRANAHVRHSYIDAGNDLSGGGFGGVSCARDVNLEPPLEAHERKSAINRKGKDERWESGRKAHGTGKSYSKLAYPDHSDPSSGEGRPVSPEENSLTPLLDDEPSSRGSTIPRKGRSSRSSNSDTRRDSMTSPEDDPDDKEENKKSPWQKIEDRPLMVFHPRK, from the exons ATGGCGGCCGTGCGCGTGTGTCGTGTGCTCGTCTGGGCCTCCGTGTGCGCGCTCTGGGAGGCCAAATCCGTGCACGAGCAATTTG AGGTCCAAATCAAAGTTCAGGTTTTGGACAACAGTGACTTGTCCCCGCTGGCCGAAGCCTTGGTGGAGGTTCACGCCAACCACAGCATCCTGACGTCCGCTCAGGCAAACGATGACGGCGTGCTGAGGGTCAGCTTCACGTACCGGGCGGGGACATGGGTCATCATCAGCGCCTCCAAAGCCAACTACATCACCAACTCGGTGCCGTGGTACTCGGGCCGTGTCCCCC TTTACGCCTCAGTCAGCTTGTACCTGCTGGCACAGCGGCCCGGAACGCTCATGCTTTACGACGACGTCCTGCAGGTTCTGTCCGGCTCACCAG CAGGTGGCGCCAAGCAGCCGCTGGTGCAACTTCAGAGAAAGTCGCTGCAGCTTCCGCCTGACTCCAACGACACCACGCTGTCGGCCTCGCTGACCACCGCCAGGAGTCAGTATGAGGTTGGCGACTTCCCGTTCCTGCTGGGTCGAGAGACCAACAGCTCAG CTGCAGAAGCAGTTTGGACAGATCTCACGCCGCTGGCAGTCGTCAGCGTTCAGCTATTCGACAAAGACGGTGTTCCTATCCAGGTGTCGGACTCTATCCACATCTCCGTGCCGCTTCCTGCTGACACCCGCAACAGGATGGCAACCAGCGTTCCCACCTGGATGTATCAACCCAAGACAG GACTGTGGGTCCGCAATGGAACAGGTTACATCCAGAAGGACGGCTCTCGGTTTGTGTGGAACGTTGTGGTTCCTCAACTGGGTTACTGGTTAGCAGCCTTCCCCACCTCCTCAG GTCTGGGACTGAGCCATCCAGGCCTGAGGGACATCACCACCTACCACACATTGTTCCTGCTGGCCATCTTGGGTTCGTTGGCGCTGCTGGTGCTCGTCCTACTATGTGTACTACTCTACTACTGCAG GCGTCGGTGTTTGAAACCTCGTCGACAACTCGGGAAGGGCCTCCCCTCCAACGTGAATGGCGCCAAGAGGGACCAAGGCACGTCCACTTCGCGCCTCAATCTCATATGCGGCGGTCACGTGGAGTCCGGTCCGTCTAACGACAAGTCGGACCTATCCTCCTCCCGAGAAGACTTGACCAAGCATGTTCCAGCTCATATGCTGCGACACGCCAAGGGAAAGATGGCGCCTGCCTCCCAGCGTGGCGAAAGCTTCCCCATGAAGGTCACCCGGGCGACGGACACCAACAACCTGGACAACCCGCTGCTGCACGAAGACTACAACCGCGGTTACGGTCCGATGGAAGTTGCAGAGTCCGACTACCACCAACACCACAATGCCAACGACAATCGCGGTTACTCCTCTGACCCGCCATCTCCGCCGCGCTTCCAAGGGTATGTGCCAAACCAGCCCGACAAACCTCCGGAATATTCTGCGGCAGCAGCTGACAGCCTGGCACGACCCACCTCCCTCAACACCCAACCGGGTCAGATCATCTTCTGCAGCTCAATCGACCAGATGAAGGAGAACATGTACCGCAGCATGGTGCCAACCCTGGTCATCCCCGCCCACTACATGCGCCTGCCCTCCGAGTTTGCCGCAAAAGATGGCAAGGAGCAGAAGGAAGCGGACAAAGATGGAGTCCAGATGGGAGGCCAACAGCACCATCAGGGCCAGAAGCAAGGCCAGCAGCAAAGTGCCTCACATGGCGATGACTCGGAGGAGCTGAGCTGGGCATCCGACACCTCAGGAGGACCTGTGACCATCCCTGTGCTCTTCAATGACTCCACCATGGCTCAGATGAATGGAGAACTGCAAGCTCTGACCGAGAAGAAGCTGATGGAACTGGGCGTGAAGCAGCACCCCAGAGCCTGGTTTATTTCCTTGGATGGACGCGCCAATGCTCACGTACGCCACTCCTACATTGACGCTGGAAACGACCTCAGCGGGGGCGGATTTGGAGGCGTCAGCTGTGCCAGAGATGTCAACCTGGAACCTCCGCTGGAGGCTCACGAGCGCAAGTCTGCCATCAACCGGAAGGGGAAAGACGAGCGCTGGGAGTCGGGGCGAAAGGCACACGGCACGGGTAAAAGTTACTCCAAGCTGGCCTACCCTGACCACAGCGACCCCAGCAGCGGCGAGGGACGCCCGGTGTCCCCCGAAGAGAATTCTCTCACCCCCCTCCTGGACGACGAACCGTCTTCCCGAGGATCCACTATACCGAGAAAAGGGCGAAGCAGCCGAAGCAGCAACAGCGACACCCGCCGTGACTCCATGACCAGTCCCGAGGACGACCCGGATGACAAGGAGGAGAACAAGAAGAGTCCGTGGCAGAAGATTGAAGACAGGCCTCTCATGGTGTTCCATCCCAGGAAGTGA
- the grnb gene encoding granulin b isoform X1, with translation MGSLVKIAAFNIKTCILGLTLLTLSAALVCPDGGVCEDQSTCCKNAMGGYACCPPLRLSQRAAAIMCPDQQSECPDATTCCQLPDSSWGCCPLPKAVCCEDKRHCCPEGSTCDIAKSKCVSPSGSWRPLLAKLPAKTKDDHGVSVASLTCPTGGSGCPDTFTCCLLVGGAYGCCPHTQAGCCHNAHCCPGNRTCDLQRDMCLSADAQVALLKKLPASAGNVVASAEKSECDESTWCPGVSTCCRSVSGGWACCPLEQVKMAVCCGDHQHCCPHAKVCNLKAQTCDDPSGVAPPLPWLTKVEPAQLRLPLLRKMCDEGTSCPRDTSCCFMKRTHTWGCCPLPQAVCCEDGEHCCPAGHVCEPHRASCSRGRRAVPWLAKVAASMVAASRVADVKCDNKSSCAAGSTCCKLPDGEWGCCPLVKAVCCADREHCCPQGYTCNMETGTCEKTTPTAALPAVTPVLVPCDATAVFGCPERETCCRSSASQWACCPSPGATCCADLRRCCPAGFFCDLKTGGCSPAPPTWDTGAEL, from the exons ATGGGAAGTTTGGTCAAAATCGCAGCTTTTAACATCAAA ACGTGCATCCTAGGCTTGACCCTGCTGACCCTGAGCGCCGCCCTCGTCTGTCCTGATGGCGGCGTGTGCGAGGACCAGAGCACCTGCTGTAAGAACGCCATGGGAGGATACGCATGTTGCCCACCGCTACGC CTGAGTCAGCGAGCGGCGGCCATCATGTGTCCTGACCAACAGTCCGAGTGTCCGGACGCCACCACGTGTTGCCAGCTTCCTGACAGCTCCTGGGGCTGCTGCCCGCTACCCAAG GCGGTGTGCTGCGAGGACAAGCGTCATTGTTGTCCTGAGGGAAGCACATGTGACATTGCCAAGTCCAAATGTGTCTCGCCTTCGGGCagctggcgccctctgctggccaaaCTGCCCGCCAAGACCAAGGATGACCACGGTGTCAGCGTGGCGTCACTCACATGTCCCACCGGAGGAAGCGGCTGTCCTGACACCTTCACCTGCTGCCTGCTGGTGGGCGGAGCCTATGGATGCTGTCCTCACACGCAG GCCGGGTGCTGCCACAATGCCCACTGTTGCCCTGGCAACCGCACATGTGACCTGCAGCGTGACATGTGCCTATCAGCTGATGCTCAAGTAGCACTCCTTAAAAAGCTTCCTGCATCAGCCGGTAACG TAGTGGCGTCTGCGGAGAAGAGCGAGTGTGACGAGTCCACCTGGTGTCCCGGAGTGTCCACCTGCTGCAGGAGCGTGAGCGGGGGTTGGGCCTGCTGCCCCCTGGAGCAGGTAAAGATG GCCGTGTGCTGCGGTGACCACCAGCACTGCTGTCCTCACGCCAAGGTGTGCAACCTGAAGGCACAGACATGTGACGACCCCTCAGGTGTGGCCCCGCCCCTGCCCTGGCTCACTAAGGTGGAG CCCGCACAGCTCCGCCTCCCTTTGCTCAGGAAGATGTGTGACGAGGGGACCAGCTGCCCCAGAGACACCAGCTGCTGCTTCATGAAGAGGACGCACACCTGGGGATGTTGCCCACTGCCACAG GCCGTGTGTTGCGAGGACGGCGAGCACTGCTGTCCCGCCGGACACGTGTGCGAGCCACACCGCGCGTCCTGCTCCAGAGGACGGCGTGCGGTGCCCTGGCTGGCCAAGGTGGCGGCGAGCATGGTGGCGGCGAGCAGGGTGGCGGACGTGAAGTGTGACAACAAGAGCAGCTGCGCGGCAGGAAGTACGTGCTGCAAGCTGCCCGACGGAGAGTGGGGCTGCTGCCCGCTAGTCAAG GCCGTGTGTTGTGCGGACCGGGAGCACTGCTGCCCGCAGGGATACACCTGCAACATGGAGACGGGAACGTGCGAGAAGACCACGCCCACGGCGGCGCTCCCCGCCGTCACGCCGGTCCTCGTGCCGTGTGACGCCACCGCCGTGTTCGGCTGCCCCGAGCGAGAGACGTGCTGCAGGAGCTCCGCCTCCCAGTGGGCCTGCTGCCCCTCCCCCGGG GCCACCTGCTGTGCCGACCTGAGGCGATGTTGTCCCGCCGGCTTCTTCTGCGACTTGAAGACTGGCGGCTGCAGCCCGGCTCCGCCCACCTGGGACACAGGTGCAGAGCTCTAA
- the grnb gene encoding granulin b isoform X2 — protein MGSLVKIAAFNIKTCILGLTLLTLSAALVCPDGGVCEDQSTCCKNAMGGYACCPPLRLSQRAAAIMCPDQQSECPDATTCCQLPDSSWGCCPLPKAVCCEDKRHCCPEGSTCDIAKSKCVSPSGSWRPLLAKLPAKTKDDHGVSVASLTCPTGGSGCPDTFTCCLLVGGAYGCCPHTQAGCCHNAHCCPGNRTCDLQRDMCLSADAQVALLKKLPASAGNVVASAEKSECDESTWCPGVSTCCRSVSGGWACCPLEQAVCCGDHQHCCPHAKVCNLKAQTCDDPSGVAPPLPWLTKVEPAQLRLPLLRKMCDEGTSCPRDTSCCFMKRTHTWGCCPLPQAVCCEDGEHCCPAGHVCEPHRASCSRGRRAVPWLAKVAASMVAASRVADVKCDNKSSCAAGSTCCKLPDGEWGCCPLVKAVCCADREHCCPQGYTCNMETGTCEKTTPTAALPAVTPVLVPCDATAVFGCPERETCCRSSASQWACCPSPGATCCADLRRCCPAGFFCDLKTGGCSPAPPTWDTGAEL, from the exons ATGGGAAGTTTGGTCAAAATCGCAGCTTTTAACATCAAA ACGTGCATCCTAGGCTTGACCCTGCTGACCCTGAGCGCCGCCCTCGTCTGTCCTGATGGCGGCGTGTGCGAGGACCAGAGCACCTGCTGTAAGAACGCCATGGGAGGATACGCATGTTGCCCACCGCTACGC CTGAGTCAGCGAGCGGCGGCCATCATGTGTCCTGACCAACAGTCCGAGTGTCCGGACGCCACCACGTGTTGCCAGCTTCCTGACAGCTCCTGGGGCTGCTGCCCGCTACCCAAG GCGGTGTGCTGCGAGGACAAGCGTCATTGTTGTCCTGAGGGAAGCACATGTGACATTGCCAAGTCCAAATGTGTCTCGCCTTCGGGCagctggcgccctctgctggccaaaCTGCCCGCCAAGACCAAGGATGACCACGGTGTCAGCGTGGCGTCACTCACATGTCCCACCGGAGGAAGCGGCTGTCCTGACACCTTCACCTGCTGCCTGCTGGTGGGCGGAGCCTATGGATGCTGTCCTCACACGCAG GCCGGGTGCTGCCACAATGCCCACTGTTGCCCTGGCAACCGCACATGTGACCTGCAGCGTGACATGTGCCTATCAGCTGATGCTCAAGTAGCACTCCTTAAAAAGCTTCCTGCATCAGCCGGTAACG TAGTGGCGTCTGCGGAGAAGAGCGAGTGTGACGAGTCCACCTGGTGTCCCGGAGTGTCCACCTGCTGCAGGAGCGTGAGCGGGGGTTGGGCCTGCTGCCCCCTGGAGCAG GCCGTGTGCTGCGGTGACCACCAGCACTGCTGTCCTCACGCCAAGGTGTGCAACCTGAAGGCACAGACATGTGACGACCCCTCAGGTGTGGCCCCGCCCCTGCCCTGGCTCACTAAGGTGGAG CCCGCACAGCTCCGCCTCCCTTTGCTCAGGAAGATGTGTGACGAGGGGACCAGCTGCCCCAGAGACACCAGCTGCTGCTTCATGAAGAGGACGCACACCTGGGGATGTTGCCCACTGCCACAG GCCGTGTGTTGCGAGGACGGCGAGCACTGCTGTCCCGCCGGACACGTGTGCGAGCCACACCGCGCGTCCTGCTCCAGAGGACGGCGTGCGGTGCCCTGGCTGGCCAAGGTGGCGGCGAGCATGGTGGCGGCGAGCAGGGTGGCGGACGTGAAGTGTGACAACAAGAGCAGCTGCGCGGCAGGAAGTACGTGCTGCAAGCTGCCCGACGGAGAGTGGGGCTGCTGCCCGCTAGTCAAG GCCGTGTGTTGTGCGGACCGGGAGCACTGCTGCCCGCAGGGATACACCTGCAACATGGAGACGGGAACGTGCGAGAAGACCACGCCCACGGCGGCGCTCCCCGCCGTCACGCCGGTCCTCGTGCCGTGTGACGCCACCGCCGTGTTCGGCTGCCCCGAGCGAGAGACGTGCTGCAGGAGCTCCGCCTCCCAGTGGGCCTGCTGCCCCTCCCCCGGG GCCACCTGCTGTGCCGACCTGAGGCGATGTTGTCCCGCCGGCTTCTTCTGCGACTTGAAGACTGGCGGCTGCAGCCCGGCTCCGCCCACCTGGGACACAGGTGCAGAGCTCTAA